The following proteins are encoded in a genomic region of Paenibacillus sp. FSL H3-0469:
- a CDS encoding DUF1835 domain-containing protein, with protein sequence MKDTHVHILCGDSFGGSMKQALKGLGWTDSHKLIILRENYAIGPLDQLDTLVGRKLRSDWFRQHIQEYFTVSDECDREYTELLDNLEQIPEQAKIVIWTGSNASEQAGLRLTVHLLGNRENELIVMDAGAICEELFNRPDAFINYCHSGEIPSDKLREALLRIDVGSRLSASHIARLSQDWLKISGQSGVLRIWQKDALQEVPADYYDSYLLEKLDSLTPPPGEDGFLKSARLVGEAIGYCEQYVGDAYFEHRVRELIYSGVLEIKGVHTAMRFYSIRRKKG encoded by the coding sequence TTGAAGGACACCCATGTTCACATCCTGTGCGGCGACTCGTTCGGGGGCAGTATGAAGCAGGCGCTGAAAGGTCTTGGCTGGACGGATAGCCATAAGCTGATTATTCTTCGGGAGAATTATGCTATAGGTCCGCTGGATCAGTTGGATACACTCGTGGGAAGGAAGCTTCGCAGCGACTGGTTCCGTCAGCATATCCAGGAATACTTTACGGTCTCTGATGAATGTGATAGAGAGTATACGGAGCTGCTCGATAACCTGGAGCAGATTCCCGAACAGGCCAAGATAGTCATCTGGACCGGGAGCAATGCATCCGAGCAGGCGGGGCTACGTCTAACCGTTCATCTGCTGGGGAATAGAGAGAATGAACTCATAGTGATGGACGCCGGGGCCATCTGTGAGGAGCTGTTCAACCGGCCGGATGCCTTCATTAACTACTGTCATTCCGGAGAGATTCCGTCAGACAAGCTTAGGGAAGCGCTTCTGCGAATTGATGTGGGCAGCAGGTTGAGTGCTTCGCATATCGCGCGGCTGTCTCAGGATTGGCTGAAGATTTCCGGGCAGTCCGGCGTACTGAGAATCTGGCAGAAGGATGCCCTGCAGGAAGTGCCTGCTGATTACTACGACAGCTATCTGCTGGAGAAGCTGGATTCACTGACACCCCCGCCAGGAGAAGACGGGTTCCTGAAATCAGCCCGGCTGGTCGGAGAGGCGATCGGATACTGTGAGCAGTATGTCGGTGATGCTTATTTCGAGCATAGGGTGAGGGAACTGATCTACAGCGGGGTGCTGGAGATCAAGGGCGTTCATACAGCGATGAGATTCTATAGCATCCGGCGCAAGAAAGGGTAA
- a CDS encoding DinB family protein has product MQTLFRYNWQVREEWYQWCEELPEEELVKARIGGVGGILQTLVHIVDVELSWVRDMEGKPDIRIDFPEYNTLQKIREVDARFRPEVESFIVAWNEDLERRILREDRPDGQVTQHTWGEVIRHVIAHEIHHIGQLSIWSRELGRKPVSPNLIGRGLAEYLPGKA; this is encoded by the coding sequence ATGCAAACCTTATTTCGTTATAACTGGCAGGTCCGCGAGGAATGGTATCAATGGTGCGAGGAGCTGCCGGAAGAAGAACTGGTGAAGGCACGCATTGGGGGAGTCGGCGGGATTCTGCAGACACTGGTGCATATAGTGGATGTGGAATTAAGCTGGGTACGGGATATGGAAGGCAAGCCGGATATTCGTATAGACTTCCCGGAGTATAACACTTTGCAGAAAATCAGAGAGGTGGACGCACGCTTCCGGCCGGAGGTGGAGTCCTTCATAGTAGCCTGGAATGAGGATTTGGAGCGGAGGATTCTAAGGGAGGATAGACCGGATGGGCAGGTTACCCAGCACACCTGGGGCGAAGTAATACGCCATGTTATCGCCCATGAGATTCATCATATCGGCCAGCTCTCCATCTGGTCAAGGGAACTTGGCCGGAAGCCAGTCTCCCCTAATCTGATAGGCCGGGGGCTGGCGGAGTATCTGCCCGGCAAAGCATAG
- a CDS encoding ABC transporter substrate-binding protein: MKLHSQFLKLHSQHGGPAEISITLDELALTLGCTHRNALHVIRKMADLGWITWTPSRGRGRRSKLVFLAAAEDIALESMKQAISSKDISSALEGIRGHARTSSLQDTLQGWLLAYFGHHAEVHSDKRIDTLRLPVTQQLHTFDPLYMNLLAESFVSSHVFDGLVGRSGERGKVIPGLAHAWETDGSRTAWTFHLRKEVLFHHGKVLTAEDVVYSFERMMSTSQRMLYSYIVKEIQEVQALNASTVRILLKKPNELFLPFLCTSRAAIVPRDLESIGENLFGRRPAGTGPFKVVEMNEDTCVLEVFPYYFQGRAHLDRVEIIYVPWSLDREPSETGSAFHVIPNPSAAGTDSLSRIHSESYVRKFVTCNTKKKGPLSDPLLRAELLSCLQEAPRVPFRHFAAPPAEVLQIATIPQYAGDAEYIAARLRQHGYSCKVLSVSPEEFKGPIRLKSDLIVFSLLRDQDEQLRLYDLYLTLSLHIEPRTRAGIEGRLRQISREPDAAVRAEGFRVIEDTLTRDHQLHILYERPAETAYLPSVRGVTFNSQGWVDLRHLWFPPEL; encoded by the coding sequence ATGAAGCTGCACAGTCAATTCCTGAAGCTGCATTCGCAGCATGGAGGTCCGGCCGAGATCTCCATCACCCTGGACGAGCTGGCCCTGACCCTTGGCTGTACCCACCGCAATGCATTGCATGTGATCCGCAAAATGGCCGATCTCGGCTGGATCACCTGGACCCCCAGCCGGGGGCGGGGACGGCGCTCCAAGCTGGTATTCCTCGCGGCGGCCGAGGACATTGCCCTGGAATCCATGAAGCAGGCGATAAGCAGTAAAGATATCAGCAGTGCGCTGGAGGGCATCCGCGGACATGCCCGCACTTCATCACTGCAGGACACGCTGCAAGGCTGGCTGCTGGCGTACTTCGGGCATCATGCCGAGGTGCACAGCGATAAGCGGATCGATACGCTGCGGCTGCCGGTCACCCAGCAGCTCCATACCTTCGATCCGCTGTATATGAATTTGCTGGCGGAGTCGTTTGTCTCCAGCCATGTTTTTGACGGGCTGGTCGGCCGCAGCGGTGAACGCGGCAAGGTGATCCCCGGCCTGGCGCATGCCTGGGAGACAGACGGGAGCCGGACGGCCTGGACTTTTCATCTGCGCAAGGAGGTCTTGTTCCATCACGGCAAGGTACTGACCGCGGAGGATGTCGTCTACTCCTTCGAACGGATGATGTCTACCTCGCAGCGCATGCTGTACAGTTATATTGTCAAGGAGATTCAGGAGGTCCAGGCCTTGAATGCGTCAACCGTCCGTATTCTGCTGAAGAAGCCGAACGAACTCTTCCTTCCCTTCCTCTGCACCAGCCGGGCGGCGATTGTGCCCCGCGATCTGGAATCCATTGGAGAGAATCTGTTTGGACGCAGACCGGCGGGCACCGGTCCGTTCAAGGTCGTGGAGATGAATGAGGACACCTGTGTGCTGGAGGTGTTCCCTTACTACTTCCAGGGGCGGGCCCATCTGGACCGTGTGGAGATTATCTATGTCCCGTGGAGCCTTGACCGGGAGCCCTCAGAGACCGGCTCTGCCTTCCATGTCATCCCGAATCCGTCAGCAGCCGGCACAGACTCTCTAAGCAGAATCCACTCTGAGTCCTATGTCCGCAAATTCGTAACCTGCAACACGAAGAAAAAGGGACCGCTAAGCGATCCCCTTCTCCGTGCCGAGCTGCTGTCCTGTCTGCAGGAAGCACCGAGAGTGCCCTTCCGGCATTTCGCAGCGCCTCCGGCTGAAGTCTTGCAGATTGCCACGATCCCGCAGTATGCCGGGGATGCCGAATACATCGCCGCAAGACTAAGGCAGCACGGGTATTCCTGCAAGGTGTTATCCGTGTCGCCGGAGGAATTCAAAGGCCCGATCCGCCTGAAGTCCGACTTGATCGTCTTCTCGCTGCTCCGCGACCAGGACGAGCAGCTCCGGCTGTACGACCTGTATCTGACTCTCTCGCTGCACATTGAACCGCGCACCCGCGCGGGCATTGAGGGCAGGCTGCGCCAGATCTCGCGGGAGCCTGACGCCGCAGTGCGTGCGGAAGGCTTCCGGGTGATTGAGGATACTCTAACCCGTGACCACCAGCTGCATATTCTGTACGAGCGGCCTGCCGAGACTGCCTATCTGCCCTCCGTGCGCGGGGTGACCTTCAACAGCCAGGGCTGGGTCGATCTGCGCCATCTGTGGTTTCCGCCGGAGCTGTAG